A genomic segment from Microbacterium sp. SORGH_AS_0428 encodes:
- a CDS encoding fatty acid desaturase family protein: MWARLAWPIGFGIRRRLAPTVGNGRHTGRASLISATLASPHATLGPIRQTYARKEDFPPIARAYSQVSEVVRETGLLRRAPWFYALVGVALALAFGGAVTGFILLGDSWFQLLIAASLGVIFTQVAFLGHEAAHRQILATGPANDRLARVLIGIVGTSYSWWDSKHSRHHANPNRVGKDPDIEVDTISFLDEDAAAARGLRRLITRKQGWFFFPLLTFEGLNLHFLSVKHLLSRGPIKGRGTELAIIGARFAVIFAAVFLVLPLGMAFAFLGVMFAVFGVYMGASFAPNHKGMPVIDPDAKLDFFSKQVRTSRNIRGGWWATALMGGLNYQVEHHLFPSMARPHLAKTREIVRDFCDANDVPYTETSLVRSYAIVIEHLNRVGLAASDPFDCPVTAQYRRA, encoded by the coding sequence ATGTGGGCGCGGTTAGCGTGGCCCATAGGCTTCGGCATTCGTCGGAGACTCGCACCGACGGTCGGGAACGGCCGGCACACAGGACGGGCATCTCTCATCTCCGCCACGCTTGCATCCCCCCACGCAACACTCGGACCGATCCGCCAGACCTACGCCCGAAAAGAAGACTTCCCCCCGATCGCCCGTGCCTACAGCCAGGTGTCGGAAGTCGTACGCGAGACGGGACTGCTGCGGCGCGCCCCCTGGTTCTACGCGCTGGTCGGCGTCGCCCTCGCTCTCGCTTTCGGTGGCGCCGTCACCGGCTTCATCCTTCTCGGCGACAGCTGGTTCCAGCTGCTGATCGCGGCATCGCTCGGTGTGATCTTCACTCAGGTGGCCTTCCTCGGCCACGAAGCAGCACACCGTCAGATCCTGGCGACGGGTCCCGCCAACGACAGGCTCGCCCGGGTCCTCATCGGCATCGTCGGCACCAGCTACTCGTGGTGGGATTCGAAGCACAGCCGTCACCACGCGAACCCGAATCGCGTCGGAAAGGACCCCGACATCGAGGTCGACACGATCTCGTTCCTCGACGAGGATGCGGCCGCCGCGCGAGGTCTGCGCCGGCTCATCACCCGCAAGCAGGGATGGTTCTTCTTCCCGCTGCTGACATTCGAGGGTCTCAACCTGCATTTCCTGAGCGTGAAGCACCTGCTCTCGCGCGGACCGATCAAGGGGCGTGGCACCGAACTCGCCATCATCGGCGCACGCTTCGCTGTGATCTTCGCCGCCGTCTTCCTGGTGCTGCCGCTCGGAATGGCGTTCGCCTTCCTGGGCGTCATGTTCGCCGTCTTCGGGGTCTACATGGGTGCATCGTTCGCTCCGAACCACAAGGGCATGCCGGTGATCGACCCGGACGCGAAGCTCGACTTCTTCTCGAAGCAGGTGCGTACGTCGCGTAACATCCGCGGCGGATGGTGGGCCACCGCCCTCATGGGCGGGCTCAACTACCAGGTCGAACACCACCTCTTCCCGAGCATGGCGCGCCCCCACCTGGCGAAGACGCGTGAGATCGTCCGGGACTTCTGTGATGCCAACGATGTGCCCTACACCGAGACCTCGCTCGTGCGTTCGTACGCGATCGTCATCGAGCACCTCAATCGCGTCGGACTCGCCGCCAGCGACCCGTTCGACTGCCCGGTGACGGCCCAGTACCGGCGGGCCTGA
- a CDS encoding cold-shock protein yields the protein MATGTVKWFNSEKGYGFIAPDDGSADLFAHFSAIAGNGFKELREDQKVEFDAEQGPKGMQAANIRAL from the coding sequence ATGGCCACTGGCACCGTGAAATGGTTCAACTCCGAGAAGGGCTACGGCTTCATCGCTCCCGATGACGGCTCCGCCGATCTCTTCGCACACTTCAGCGCGATCGCTGGCAACGGCTTCAAGGAGCTCCGCGAAGACCAGAAGGTCGAGTTCGACGCCGAGCAGGGCCCCAAGGGCATGCAGGCCGCGAACATCCGCGCGCTCTGA